In the Chlorobium limicola DSM 245 genome, one interval contains:
- a CDS encoding BamA/TamA family outer membrane protein, with amino-acid sequence MVVALFFPGLPAAEAEETPGYEQDSTNAVEAYVNAIRFRGNAAVPDEELRQIINTAESSSFLGLGLFGKSDKLFNPEDFQRDLAIIKKLYIYKGYFFTDIRSAMRFRDNGKKVDIDISITENEPAKIDSLAYEGIDSIDDQLRKQYFAKASMKTGENFSVEKLIAERDRTMLFFREEGYAFMHEDSIRIKVDTVGSNAGVLYRIKLPEKLIYGPINAIVHNPVKTDTKSREKRFVEDGIQGVIFGKQNMVPALITSSVAFRPGQVTKASLEQKTLQNFGKTNVFSSIGIRPDSVRDGKLYSTIHLEPAPKHQIEPKLLVDNRYGALFFGASVAYENRNLFGGAEQFKTTAEFGTQTIYSNNLLGNLEENEYEKSIPYELSLKSSLVMPVLSNPDNVYSAYLEYSQSKLPILLSSLNGLIRGSYSTKPTPSSRVSFDFFEFEWVQKDSLKGFSKLFRTDLAENIGIDPDDEAAVQAGIDSLLETHVNQTFRLRYNYTNLNGATPAKNIWNLDLLLEESGSLAWLIDELIDTKSYSGFSDDEAQIFGTAYSQYVKVETKLSFARNLSPGKQVAGRMHLGWMMPYGKAESTPEERRFFAGGANSMRGWLFNTLGPGSSESEAASNFGADIKLELGLEYRWKFFKMFDQPSGITFFTDIGNIWDRNGPYGFSLNSLVNDFAWDFGVGLRIGSPIGPFRFDFAWKIHDPAEEDAWRIFKWNPLDYTFNFGIGEAF; translated from the coding sequence ATGGTCGTTGCCCTTTTTTTTCCGGGACTTCCTGCCGCTGAAGCGGAAGAAACCCCCGGATATGAGCAGGACTCCACCAATGCAGTTGAAGCGTATGTTAACGCTATACGCTTCAGGGGAAACGCTGCCGTCCCGGATGAAGAGCTCCGGCAGATAATCAATACCGCAGAATCATCATCATTCCTCGGGCTCGGCCTGTTCGGGAAATCCGACAAATTGTTCAATCCTGAAGATTTCCAGCGTGATCTGGCCATCATCAAAAAGCTCTACATCTACAAAGGTTACTTTTTTACCGATATCCGTTCCGCGATGCGCTTTCGGGACAACGGGAAAAAAGTCGATATCGACATATCCATAACTGAAAACGAACCTGCAAAAATCGACTCCCTGGCATACGAAGGTATCGATTCCATCGATGATCAGCTCAGAAAACAGTACTTCGCCAAAGCCTCGATGAAAACGGGAGAGAACTTTTCCGTTGAAAAACTCATCGCCGAACGCGACCGTACCATGCTGTTTTTTCGTGAAGAAGGATATGCGTTCATGCATGAAGACAGCATCCGCATCAAGGTCGATACCGTAGGAAGTAACGCCGGAGTACTGTACCGGATCAAACTTCCTGAAAAGCTGATTTACGGCCCGATCAATGCCATAGTACACAACCCGGTCAAAACGGATACGAAAAGCCGGGAAAAACGGTTTGTGGAGGACGGAATACAGGGCGTCATTTTCGGTAAACAGAACATGGTTCCCGCCCTCATTACCAGCTCGGTCGCTTTTCGTCCTGGACAGGTAACGAAAGCAAGTCTTGAGCAAAAGACGCTTCAGAATTTCGGAAAAACCAACGTATTCTCCTCAATAGGCATTCGCCCGGACTCGGTTCGCGATGGAAAACTTTACTCGACCATCCACCTTGAACCGGCGCCGAAACATCAGATAGAGCCGAAACTTCTGGTTGACAACCGATACGGCGCTCTTTTCTTCGGCGCATCGGTCGCCTACGAAAACAGGAACCTGTTCGGAGGAGCCGAGCAGTTCAAAACGACAGCCGAATTCGGCACACAGACCATCTACAGCAATAATCTGCTCGGGAACCTCGAAGAGAATGAGTATGAGAAAAGCATACCTTACGAGCTCAGCCTGAAAAGCAGCCTTGTCATGCCCGTTCTGAGTAACCCTGACAATGTGTACTCGGCATACCTTGAATATTCACAATCAAAACTACCCATCCTGCTTTCAAGCCTCAACGGACTGATCAGAGGCTCTTACAGCACGAAACCAACCCCGTCATCGAGAGTGAGTTTCGATTTTTTCGAATTCGAGTGGGTACAGAAAGACTCTCTCAAGGGATTCAGCAAGCTCTTCAGAACTGACCTTGCCGAAAATATAGGCATAGACCCCGATGATGAAGCCGCTGTTCAGGCCGGCATCGACAGCCTGCTTGAAACCCATGTCAACCAGACATTCAGGCTTCGCTACAACTACACGAACCTGAACGGCGCAACCCCGGCAAAAAACATCTGGAACCTCGACCTGCTCCTCGAAGAGTCGGGCAGTCTTGCCTGGCTGATCGACGAACTGATCGATACAAAATCCTATTCGGGGTTCAGTGACGATGAAGCTCAGATATTCGGAACTGCATACTCCCAATATGTCAAGGTCGAAACAAAACTCTCTTTTGCCAGAAATCTGTCGCCCGGCAAGCAGGTTGCCGGACGGATGCATCTCGGGTGGATGATGCCCTATGGAAAAGCCGAATCCACACCTGAAGAACGACGCTTCTTCGCCGGAGGAGCCAACAGCATGCGCGGCTGGCTCTTCAATACTCTTGGCCCCGGCAGCAGCGAAAGCGAAGCTGCATCAAATTTCGGCGCAGATATCAAGCTGGAACTCGGCCTCGAGTATCGCTGGAAATTCTTTAAAATGTTCGACCAGCCCTCAGGCATAACCTTTTTTACCGATATCGGAAACATCTGGGACAGAAACGGCCCTTATGGATTCAGCCTCAACTCCCTTGTGAACGATTTCGCCTGGGATTTCGGGGTAGGCCTGCGCATCGGTTCGCCGATCGGGCCGTTCCGTTTTGATTTCGCATGGAAAATCCATGATCCGGCAGAAGAAGATGCATGGCGCATCTTCAAATGGAACCCTCTCGACTATACCTTCAACTTTGGAATCGGAGAGGCTTTTTAA
- a CDS encoding M23 family metallopeptidase yields MLPAKLFPSLPYCGATKQNAAGIAAQACTSWMKVFGILAFLLTLCPMNPLHAEAKQTASASSAEGLLASTEQMIEHLILQIDRQKDSHPEINQPAESNRPFLSSIPNIKPIDGKITSGYGMRLHPIYKVIKFHSGTDFSAPEGTRVRSTGDGIVTYSGYDRGYGQQVTISHGYGFKTLYAHLSKSLVRQGQRISRGEIIALSGNTGMSTGPHLHYEVQKDNIKVNPAAYFFDDSNPDKFITIQKPSSEENGSNS; encoded by the coding sequence ATGTTACCAGCAAAACTGTTTCCCAGCCTGCCATACTGCGGCGCGACAAAGCAGAATGCCGCAGGAATTGCCGCCCAGGCATGTACTTCGTGGATGAAAGTATTCGGAATTCTGGCTTTCCTCCTGACGCTTTGTCCCATGAACCCGTTACATGCAGAAGCAAAACAGACGGCTTCAGCGAGCTCTGCTGAAGGACTTCTTGCAAGTACCGAACAAATGATCGAACATCTCATCCTTCAGATAGACCGCCAGAAAGACAGCCATCCCGAAATCAACCAGCCAGCTGAGAGCAACCGTCCTTTTTTATCTTCAATTCCCAATATCAAACCGATCGACGGCAAAATCACCAGTGGTTACGGCATGCGCCTGCATCCGATCTACAAGGTCATAAAATTTCATTCGGGAACGGATTTTTCCGCTCCTGAAGGCACCAGAGTGCGCTCCACCGGCGACGGAATCGTTACCTATTCCGGTTATGACAGGGGGTACGGACAGCAGGTAACCATAAGTCATGGTTATGGCTTCAAAACCCTTTACGCGCATCTTTCAAAATCACTTGTCCGGCAGGGACAGCGGATAAGCCGCGGAGAGATCATTGCGCTTTCAGGAAATACAGGCATGTCAACAGGACCGCACCTCCACTACGAAGTGCAGAAGGACAACATCAAAGTCAACCCTGCCGCATACTTCTTCGATGACAGCAACCCTGACAAATTCATCACGATACAGAAACCATCTTCCGAAGAGAACGGCAGCAACTCTTAA
- a CDS encoding DUF2795 domain-containing protein, with product MYWNLDLARYIADAPWPVTKDELLDYANRTGAPHQVIENLNDLPESDEIYESLDEVWPDYPTDEDFCYGDEEMLN from the coding sequence ATGTACTGGAATCTCGACCTTGCCCGTTATATAGCAGATGCCCCATGGCCGGTCACAAAAGATGAGCTACTTGATTACGCAAACAGGACGGGAGCTCCGCATCAGGTGATCGAAAACCTGAACGATCTTCCCGAAAGTGATGAAATCTACGAAAGCCTCGACGAAGTATGGCCCGATTATCCTACCGATGAGGATTTCTGTTATGGAGATGAAGAGATGTTAAACTGA
- the trpC gene encoding indole-3-glycerol phosphate synthase TrpC, with translation MTYLAKILDEKRHEVAELRKQRPQQRYEERKNDLSSCRDFAGNLKRTGENLRLIAEIKKASPSRGVIVHDFDPVDMARRYIGLGASAFSVLTDRLFFQGSIDYLETVKLQFHLPVIRKDFIIDERQIFESRLIGADAILLIVAALEASQLRDYLQLAAEIGLAVLVEVHDRQELDTAAEAGAGIIGVNNRNLKDFSVSLDTAIDLRPHFPEGVIAVAESGLKSADDIQRIGQASFDAVLIGEGLHVSPELHNVTWQKP, from the coding sequence ATGACCTATCTTGCAAAGATACTTGACGAGAAGCGCCATGAAGTTGCCGAACTGAGAAAACAGCGGCCGCAGCAGCGCTATGAAGAACGGAAAAACGATCTTTCGTCATGCCGTGATTTTGCCGGAAACCTGAAACGGACGGGTGAGAACCTGAGGCTCATCGCCGAGATCAAGAAAGCCTCTCCCTCCCGCGGGGTCATCGTTCATGATTTCGATCCGGTCGATATGGCGCGGCGCTATATCGGGCTTGGCGCATCGGCATTTTCCGTACTGACCGACAGGCTTTTTTTTCAGGGATCCATCGATTATCTCGAAACCGTGAAACTGCAGTTTCACCTTCCTGTGATCCGTAAGGATTTCATCATTGACGAACGCCAGATTTTCGAGTCGCGCCTGATCGGCGCCGACGCGATCCTCCTGATCGTGGCTGCGCTGGAGGCTTCGCAGCTTCGCGATTACCTGCAGCTTGCCGCCGAAATCGGCCTTGCAGTCCTCGTCGAGGTGCACGACCGGCAGGAACTCGATACCGCTGCTGAAGCCGGAGCCGGGATCATCGGAGTCAACAACAGAAATCTGAAAGATTTCAGCGTCAGCCTCGATACCGCTATCGATCTCAGGCCGCATTTTCCGGAGGGCGTTATCGCCGTCGCGGAAAGCGGCCTGAAGAGTGCGGATGATATACAGCGTATCGGTCAGGCGTCATTCGACGCCGTGCTGATCGGTGAAGGACTGCATGTAAGCCCTGAACTGCATAACGTTACCTGGCAAAAGCCTTGA
- the lpxK gene encoding tetraacyldisaccharide 4'-kinase, translating to MSNPLSPLLKPAAALYRTVVRMRNLGFEKKLFKTWKAPLPVVSIGNISAGGTGKTPLADWIINYCLSVGSEPALLSRGYGRTTKGVQLVSDGQRILLDSREAGDETSMLAARNPGIIVVVAEKRKEGVEFILKRFGTRMPSLIILDDAFQHRQIARDLDIVIINAAEPYCNARMLPEGRLREPLGNIRRAGLIVLNKITDRNAADAIACDLKKTGIPVVLAKTEAGELVPFGEDAGERNMNGIRAFAFAGIGSPEGFLGSLKEKGIQVEAHRFFRDHEPYSGDKLLPILLEAEKKGLSLVTTEKDYFRLLGEHELTATLSVLPCYYLKISTRFLEGEEILASMLNKVIFS from the coding sequence ATGAGTAACCCTCTGTCCCCGCTGCTTAAACCGGCAGCAGCACTCTACCGGACTGTTGTCCGGATGAGAAACCTCGGCTTCGAAAAAAAGCTCTTCAAAACATGGAAGGCTCCCCTGCCGGTTGTCTCTATCGGCAATATCTCTGCGGGAGGCACGGGGAAAACTCCGCTTGCCGACTGGATCATCAACTACTGCCTCTCCGTCGGCAGTGAACCGGCCCTGCTCTCGCGAGGATACGGGCGCACGACAAAAGGAGTGCAACTGGTCTCCGACGGTCAGAGAATACTGCTCGACAGCCGGGAAGCAGGCGACGAAACCTCCATGCTGGCAGCCAGAAATCCGGGCATCATTGTCGTTGTAGCAGAAAAACGAAAAGAGGGCGTGGAGTTCATCCTGAAACGGTTCGGCACAAGAATGCCCTCGCTCATCATTCTCGACGACGCCTTTCAGCATCGCCAGATCGCAAGGGATCTCGACATTGTGATCATCAACGCGGCCGAACCCTATTGCAACGCACGAATGCTGCCCGAAGGGCGACTACGCGAACCGCTCGGAAACATCCGGCGAGCCGGACTTATTGTCCTGAACAAAATCACCGACAGAAACGCCGCAGACGCCATAGCCTGCGATCTGAAAAAAACCGGCATCCCGGTTGTACTGGCAAAAACAGAGGCAGGCGAACTGGTTCCATTCGGCGAAGACGCCGGCGAACGGAACATGAACGGGATCCGGGCGTTTGCCTTTGCCGGAATCGGTTCTCCCGAAGGATTTCTCGGCAGCCTCAAAGAAAAGGGCATCCAGGTGGAAGCCCACCGCTTTTTCAGAGACCACGAACCCTACTCCGGCGACAAACTGCTCCCCATCCTTCTGGAGGCCGAAAAAAAAGGGCTCAGCCTGGTCACAACTGAAAAAGATTACTTCAGGCTGCTCGGCGAACACGAACTGACCGCAACACTCTCCGTCCTACCCTGTTACTATCTGAAAATCTCCACCCGGTTCCTCGAAGGAGAGGAGATTCTCGCATCCATGCTTAACAAAGTTATTTTCTCCTGA
- the carB gene encoding carbamoyl-phosphate synthase large subunit: protein MPKREDIQSILVIGAGPIVIGQACEFDYSGTQACRALKEDGYRVILVNSNPATIMTDIEMADATYIEPITPEYVRKIIEKEKPDALLPTMGGQTALNTAVTLAESGILERNGVELIGAKLRAIRKAENREFFSDAMKKIGLEMAKGFFVRNEKEAREALEEIGLPIVIRPSFTLGGTGGGFAETKSDYYEAVRRGLAESPISEVLVEECLVGWKEFELEVIRDLADNVIIVCSIENVDPMGVHTGDSITVAPAQTLTDRQYQVLRDASIRIIREIGVETGGSNIQFAINPENGRIVVIEMNPRVSRSSALASKATGFPIAKVAAKLAVGYTLDEILNDITKSTPASFEPVIDYCVVKIPRWDFEKFKNVDARLGVQMKSVGEVMAFGRNFREALQKSLRGLEIGRAGLGADGKDIMNVVDMTQQQKMFAKEDILEKIKVPKADRMFYLRYAFQAGATVDEVHQSTKIDPWFLDNIRQIVEFEAELRELAAVETVV from the coding sequence GTGCCAAAAAGGGAAGATATACAGTCAATTTTAGTGATCGGGGCCGGACCTATTGTAATCGGTCAGGCCTGCGAGTTCGACTATTCGGGAACGCAGGCTTGCCGTGCCCTGAAAGAAGACGGCTACAGGGTCATTCTGGTCAACAGCAATCCGGCGACCATCATGACCGATATCGAGATGGCTGATGCCACCTATATCGAACCGATTACGCCTGAATATGTCCGGAAAATCATCGAGAAAGAGAAACCTGATGCCCTGCTGCCTACCATGGGCGGACAGACGGCACTCAATACTGCGGTCACTCTCGCGGAATCCGGTATTCTCGAACGCAATGGCGTCGAGTTGATCGGAGCAAAACTGAGGGCTATCAGAAAAGCTGAGAACCGCGAGTTTTTCAGTGATGCCATGAAGAAAATCGGGCTTGAAATGGCCAAGGGGTTCTTTGTGCGCAATGAAAAAGAGGCGCGGGAAGCGCTCGAGGAGATCGGACTTCCAATCGTTATCAGACCATCGTTTACGCTCGGCGGCACCGGCGGCGGTTTTGCCGAAACCAAGTCGGATTATTATGAGGCCGTGCGCAGGGGCCTTGCCGAAAGTCCTATCAGCGAGGTGCTTGTCGAAGAGTGTCTGGTGGGATGGAAGGAGTTCGAGCTCGAGGTTATCCGCGATCTTGCCGACAACGTGATCATCGTCTGTTCGATCGAGAATGTCGATCCGATGGGCGTGCATACCGGTGACAGCATTACCGTGGCTCCGGCCCAGACGCTGACCGATCGTCAGTACCAGGTGCTCAGGGACGCATCCATCCGCATTATCAGGGAGATCGGCGTGGAGACCGGCGGCAGCAATATTCAGTTCGCCATCAATCCCGAGAACGGTCGTATCGTGGTTATCGAAATGAATCCGCGCGTTTCGCGCAGTTCGGCGCTCGCCTCCAAGGCGACGGGTTTTCCCATCGCCAAGGTTGCCGCAAAGCTTGCGGTGGGCTATACGCTCGACGAGATTCTCAACGATATCACCAAATCGACACCGGCCAGTTTCGAACCGGTTATCGACTATTGCGTGGTGAAGATCCCCCGCTGGGATTTCGAGAAGTTCAAGAATGTCGATGCCCGCCTCGGCGTGCAGATGAAGTCGGTGGGTGAAGTGATGGCTTTTGGACGGAATTTCCGGGAAGCTTTGCAGAAGTCGCTCCGCGGTCTTGAAATCGGCCGGGCCGGGCTTGGTGCGGACGGTAAGGATATCATGAACGTCGTGGATATGACCCAGCAGCAGAAAATGTTCGCCAAAGAGGATATTCTGGAGAAGATCAAAGTGCCGAAAGCCGACAGAATGTTCTATCTGCGTTACGCTTTTCAGGCCGGTGCAACCGTTGACGAAGTGCATCAGTCCACGAAAATCGATCCGTGGTTTCTTGATAACATCCGCCAGATTGTCGAGTTCGAAGCGGAGCTCCGGGAGCTGGCAGCTGTCGAAACTGTGGTATGA
- a CDS encoding DUF374 domain-containing protein, with translation MIARTSISGRLLPVVLPLLFRSLRITVAFSPDNSSLPEQGALFTFWHGKMITGWLLARKLFPERTVHAVVSLSEDGSLLSDALAALGFSLIRGSSSKKSEKVREDIASILQQDGLVAITPDGPRGPLQQFKYGSLRIASLQRIPLLFASIRYSSTWKLDSWDRFEIPKPFSRVNVILHRIDLPQFGSEDELRHYGTQLSEKLGHE, from the coding sequence ATGATCGCACGTACTTCCATATCCGGTCGGCTGCTGCCTGTTGTGCTCCCTCTGCTTTTCAGAAGCCTGAGAATCACTGTCGCCTTCAGCCCTGACAACTCCTCCCTGCCGGAACAAGGCGCGCTGTTCACGTTCTGGCACGGCAAAATGATCACCGGCTGGCTGCTTGCCCGCAAACTCTTTCCCGAACGTACCGTCCATGCCGTAGTAAGCCTTTCCGAAGACGGAAGCCTGCTTTCCGACGCGCTTGCCGCTCTCGGTTTTTCGCTGATCAGGGGATCGAGCTCGAAAAAGAGCGAAAAAGTCCGCGAAGACATCGCCTCGATCCTGCAGCAGGACGGCCTTGTCGCCATAACTCCTGACGGACCGAGAGGCCCGTTACAGCAGTTCAAATACGGCTCCCTGCGGATCGCATCCCTACAGCGCATACCGCTGCTCTTCGCATCGATCCGTTACAGCAGCACCTGGAAGCTTGACAGCTGGGACCGTTTCGAAATACCGAAGCCGTTCAGCCGGGTAAACGTCATCCTGCACCGCATCGACCTGCCGCAATTCGGGAGCGAAGACGAACTCCGGCATTACGGCACGCAACTCTCTGAAAAGCTCGGCCATGAGTAA
- the purD gene encoding phosphoribosylamine--glycine ligase: MNVLIIGSGAREHAFAWSIAKSDRVERIFVAPGNGGTAMMGGKVANISVKAADISELLDFARQHHIGLTVVGPEQPLEQGIVDRFREAGLKVIGPVQAAARLESSKVFAKEFMRRHGIPTSGYRVFNRKDEALAYIQALSSDRFPQVIKASGLCAGKGVIVAAEREEALLALREIFEDRIFGSAADEVVIEEFLRGEEASVFVLTDGRSYRLFLSAQDHKRIGEGDTGKNTGGMGAYAPAPIVTGEVLRKVEERIILPALRGMIADGSPYTGFLYVGLMIDRGEPFVVEFNARLGDPETQVVLPLLKSDLFDALLASVDGGLSEVPFEMYEMSAATVVVASGGYPDAFETGKSVTIDAGAEAADGVMIFHAGTVLNDGNLETSGGRVLSVTALGATLKESVDCAYQAVDRIHFEGAYYRRDIGAKAL; the protein is encoded by the coding sequence ATGAATGTTTTGATAATCGGAAGCGGAGCGCGTGAACATGCTTTTGCATGGTCCATTGCAAAGAGCGATAGGGTAGAAAGGATTTTTGTCGCTCCGGGGAACGGGGGTACGGCGATGATGGGCGGAAAGGTTGCCAATATCTCCGTAAAGGCAGCAGATATATCGGAACTGCTCGATTTTGCGAGGCAACACCATATCGGTCTTACGGTTGTAGGTCCTGAACAGCCGCTTGAACAGGGTATCGTCGATCGGTTCCGCGAAGCCGGGCTGAAGGTCATCGGTCCCGTACAGGCTGCGGCCCGGCTGGAGTCAAGCAAGGTGTTTGCCAAGGAGTTCATGCGGCGGCATGGTATTCCGACATCAGGGTATCGTGTTTTCAACCGTAAGGATGAGGCGCTTGCGTACATTCAGGCACTCTCTTCCGATCGGTTCCCCCAGGTTATCAAGGCGAGCGGTCTCTGCGCCGGAAAAGGGGTGATCGTTGCCGCGGAAAGGGAGGAGGCTCTTTTGGCGTTGAGAGAAATTTTTGAGGATCGTATTTTCGGCAGCGCGGCTGACGAGGTGGTGATCGAAGAGTTTCTCAGGGGCGAAGAGGCGAGCGTGTTCGTGCTGACTGACGGGAGATCGTACCGGCTGTTTCTTTCCGCCCAGGATCATAAACGCATCGGGGAGGGTGATACCGGCAAGAACACCGGAGGTATGGGAGCCTATGCTCCAGCTCCGATCGTTACCGGAGAGGTGCTGCGGAAGGTTGAGGAGCGCATTATCCTGCCGGCGCTCAGGGGGATGATTGCCGATGGTTCTCCCTATACGGGATTTCTCTATGTCGGTCTCATGATCGACCGGGGAGAGCCTTTTGTGGTGGAGTTCAATGCACGTCTTGGTGATCCTGAAACGCAGGTGGTGCTGCCGCTTCTGAAAAGCGACCTGTTCGATGCCCTCCTTGCAAGTGTGGATGGCGGCCTTTCCGAGGTACCTTTCGAGATGTATGAAATGTCGGCAGCTACGGTGGTCGTCGCATCGGGGGGGTACCCCGACGCATTTGAAACCGGTAAATCAGTCACCATCGATGCCGGAGCCGAAGCGGCGGACGGCGTGATGATTTTTCATGCCGGAACTGTTCTGAACGACGGAAATCTCGAGACTTCCGGAGGTCGGGTTCTCTCGGTTACGGCTCTTGGCGCCACCCTGAAGGAGAGTGTCGATTGCGCATATCAGGCGGTTGACAGGATACATTTCGAGGGGGCTTACTATCGCAGGGATATCGGGGCCAAGGCGTTGTAA
- the rpe gene encoding ribulose-phosphate 3-epimerase, whose translation MPGTSTLLAPSILSADFTELRSSIALADKAGADWMHCDVMDGVFVPNISFGPFIVQAVAACTDTIIDTHLMITDPDRFIADFIKAGSHQITVHQEACPHLHRTIQYIKSLGAKAGVSINPATPVSVLESILPDLDLVLLMSVNPGFGGQKFIPSSLEKIAKLNVMRQEMNPQMVIAVDGGVTEENAESVVKAGADSLIAGTAFFKAADPVATAAKIKAFAR comes from the coding sequence ATGCCCGGAACATCAACCCTTCTTGCTCCGTCCATCCTGTCGGCGGATTTCACCGAACTGCGATCATCGATAGCCCTTGCGGATAAAGCCGGCGCCGACTGGATGCACTGTGACGTCATGGATGGTGTCTTCGTGCCCAATATCTCCTTCGGACCGTTCATCGTACAGGCCGTTGCCGCATGCACGGATACAATCATCGATACCCATCTGATGATTACCGATCCCGACCGGTTCATTGCCGATTTCATAAAAGCCGGATCACACCAGATTACCGTTCATCAGGAAGCATGCCCGCACCTGCACAGAACCATACAGTACATTAAAAGCCTTGGCGCCAAAGCAGGGGTCTCGATCAACCCCGCAACGCCGGTCTCGGTGCTCGAATCCATTCTTCCCGATCTGGACCTCGTGCTTCTGATGTCCGTCAACCCAGGGTTCGGCGGCCAGAAGTTCATACCCTCGTCACTTGAAAAAATCGCAAAGCTCAACGTCATGCGACAGGAGATGAACCCTCAGATGGTGATAGCCGTCGATGGCGGCGTAACTGAAGAAAACGCTGAATCGGTGGTAAAGGCGGGTGCCGATTCCCTCATTGCGGGAACGGCGTTCTTCAAGGCTGCCGACCCGGTCGCGACAGCCGCAAAAATCAAGGCTTTTGCCAGGTAA
- a CDS encoding Mov34/MPN/PAD-1 family protein, which produces MKLSRRKFEIIQEHAFREKPYECCGLLAGKKYVDHRGNIDNVVYEIAPCRNCLYFGRENGFEISSGEYADVEREARAMGYEIVGSYHSHINSPAIPSRNDVDFARPGHTMLIISLINGIPKEVTAWLRRDSGGFHQEPIRIIE; this is translated from the coding sequence ATGAAGTTATCCCGGCGTAAATTCGAGATTATTCAGGAGCATGCTTTTCGGGAAAAGCCGTATGAGTGCTGCGGTTTGCTTGCCGGAAAGAAATATGTCGATCACAGGGGAAATATCGACAATGTGGTTTATGAAATAGCGCCCTGCAGGAACTGTCTCTATTTCGGCAGGGAGAACGGTTTCGAAATCTCCTCCGGCGAGTATGCCGATGTCGAGCGGGAAGCCCGCGCTATGGGTTATGAAATTGTCGGTTCCTATCATTCCCATATCAATTCGCCGGCAATACCTTCGAGGAATGATGTCGATTTTGCCCGGCCCGGTCATACCATGCTCATTATCTCGCTTATCAATGGTATTCCGAAGGAAGTTACCGCATGGCTGAGAAGGGATTCCGGGGGATTTCATCAGGAGCCGATCAGGATTATCGAGTGA